A single region of the Triticum dicoccoides isolate Atlit2015 ecotype Zavitan chromosome 2B, WEW_v2.0, whole genome shotgun sequence genome encodes:
- the LOC119364473 gene encoding PLAT domain-containing protein 3-like, translating to MKLFCLLLVSFFAAAYASSERAIAVAGAGGLLSDPEQQCVYTVYVRTGSIWKGGTDSAIGVTLLGSDGTGVRIADLEQWGGMMGAGHDYYERGNLDIFSGRGPCMERAPCWANVTSDGAGAHHGWYCNYVEVTATGPHMGCAQQLFTVEQWLATDASPYRLYAAVDNCGDKQAAKGQEVRASIAL from the exons ATGAAGCTCTTCTGCCTTCTCCTCGTCTCCTTTTTTGCCGCG GCGTACGCGTCGTCGGAGAGAGCGATCGCGGTCGCGGGCGCCGGCGGCCTCTTATCGGATCCGGAGCAACAGTGCGTGTACACGGTGTACGTGCGGACGGGGTCGATCTGGAAGGGCGGGACGGACTCGGCAATCGGCGTGACGCTGCTGGGCTCGGACGGCACGGGCGTCCGGATCGCCGACCTGGAGCAGTGGGGCGGGATGATGGGCGCCGGCCACGACTACTACGAGCGCGGCAATCTCGACATCTTCAGCGGCCGCGGGCCCTGCATGGAGCGCGCGCCGTGCTGGGCGAACGTCACCTCCGACGGCGCCGGCGCGCACCACGGCTGGTACTGCAACTATGTCGAGGTCACGGCCACGGGGCCCCACATGGGCTGCGCGCAGCAGCTCTTCACCGTCGAGCAGTGGCTCGCCACCGACGCCTCCCCCTACCGCCTCTACGCCGCCGTCGACAACTGCGGCGACAAGCAGGCCGCCAAGGGCCAGGAGGTCAGGGCCAGCATCGCTCTGTGA